A genomic stretch from Synechococcus sp. MU1643 includes:
- a CDS encoding cytochrome c biogenesis CcdA family protein: MDLLLLSDLAQSSEQLLQRALADPGPLTLALVFGGGALTSLGPCSLSLLPVTLAYLAGFEDDQPPWQRSLAFCGGIVGALVVLGSISGLLGRIYGQVPSLIPSLVAILAVAMGLNLLGVLRIPLPSGPDPEQWRQKVPPPLAPVAAGLAFGLAASPCTTPVLAVLLGWIAQSGRPLAGVALLSSFGIGQVLPLLLAGTFAAAIPKLLALRGISRWVPPASGVVLLTSGLLTLLARWS, from the coding sequence GTGGACCTGCTGCTGCTCTCCGATTTGGCCCAGAGCAGCGAACAGCTGCTGCAGCGCGCCCTGGCGGATCCAGGTCCACTGACGCTGGCGCTGGTGTTTGGTGGGGGCGCCCTAACCAGCCTCGGGCCTTGTTCCCTGTCATTGCTACCGGTGACACTGGCCTACCTGGCGGGCTTCGAGGATGACCAACCACCGTGGCAGCGCAGCCTCGCCTTCTGCGGCGGCATTGTCGGCGCCCTGGTGGTGCTGGGAAGCATCAGCGGACTGCTGGGCCGGATCTACGGTCAAGTGCCGTCACTGATCCCCTCATTGGTGGCGATCCTGGCTGTGGCGATGGGGCTCAACCTGCTGGGAGTGCTGCGGATTCCACTGCCCAGTGGTCCGGATCCAGAGCAGTGGCGTCAGAAGGTACCACCCCCGCTGGCGCCGGTTGCGGCAGGACTGGCCTTCGGACTGGCGGCCTCACCTTGTACCACCCCCGTGTTGGCGGTGCTGCTGGGCTGGATTGCCCAGAGCGGTCGCCCCCTGGCGGGAGTGGCCCTGCTCAGTAGCTTCGGCATCGGCCAAGTTCTGCCCCTGCTGCTGGCGGGCACCTTTGCAGCAGCCATTCCCAAACTGCTAGCCCTGCGGGGCATCAGCCGCTGGGTGCCGCCAGCCAGTGGTGTGGTGCTGCTCACCAGCGGCCTGCTGACCCTGCTGGCACGCTGGAGCTGA
- the apcB gene encoding allophycocyanin subunit beta, which produces MQDAITNVINKSDVQGLYLDTASMGNLESYFASGELRVRAAATISANASAIIRDAVAKALLYSDITRPGGNMYTTRRYAACIRDLDYYLRYSTYAMLAGDTSILDERVLNGLKETYNSLGVPIGATVQAIQAMKEVTAGLVGPDAGKEMGVYFDYICSGLGN; this is translated from the coding sequence ATGCAAGACGCAATCACCAACGTCATCAACAAGTCGGACGTCCAGGGGCTTTACCTGGACACGGCCTCGATGGGCAACCTCGAGTCGTATTTCGCCAGCGGTGAACTGCGTGTGCGCGCTGCTGCCACCATCAGCGCTAATGCTTCGGCCATCATCCGTGATGCCGTTGCCAAGGCCCTGCTGTACTCGGACATCACCCGTCCCGGCGGCAACATGTACACCACCCGCCGCTACGCCGCCTGCATCCGCGACCTGGACTACTACCTGCGGTATTCCACCTACGCCATGCTGGCTGGAGACACCTCGATCCTCGACGAGCGTGTTCTGAACGGCCTCAAGGAGACCTACAACTCCCTTGGCGTTCCCATCGGCGCCACCGTTCAGGCCATCCAAGCCATGAAGGAAGTCACCGCCGGACTCGTCGGCCCTGACGCCGGCAAGGAAATGGGTGTCTACTTCGACTACATCTGCTCCGGCCTCGGCAACTGA
- a CDS encoding TlyA family RNA methyltransferase, producing the protein MASKQRLDLELLTRGLVSSRQQAQQLIRAGKVRDGAGTLLDKPGTEVTPERELRVEQPPRFVSRGGEKLLAGLKAFPVRVEGRVCLDGGISTGGFTDCLLQHGATCVYGVDVGYGQTAWSLRTDERVVLRERTNLRHLQPDDLYGSDDPWPSLAVTDVSFISLRLILPALRRLLRGPDTDALVLVKPQFEVGKSRVGKGGVVRDPAAHRDAIESVIAAAAESGWQPQGLVASPITGPAGNHEYVLWLGEGNAAALPDLDALVVQTLHG; encoded by the coding sequence ATGGCGTCCAAACAGCGTCTTGATCTGGAACTCCTGACCCGTGGATTGGTCAGTTCACGCCAACAGGCGCAGCAATTAATTCGTGCTGGCAAGGTTCGTGATGGTGCCGGGACCCTGTTGGATAAGCCTGGAACGGAGGTGACGCCGGAGCGAGAACTGCGAGTAGAGCAGCCCCCTCGTTTTGTCTCTCGAGGGGGAGAAAAACTGCTGGCGGGCTTGAAGGCCTTCCCTGTGCGGGTGGAGGGGCGCGTTTGCCTGGACGGCGGCATCTCCACCGGGGGCTTCACCGATTGTCTGCTGCAGCACGGCGCTACTTGTGTTTATGGCGTTGATGTTGGCTACGGCCAGACGGCTTGGAGCCTGCGAACAGACGAACGGGTGGTGCTGCGGGAACGCACCAACCTGCGCCATCTGCAGCCTGACGATCTCTATGGGTCCGACGACCCCTGGCCCAGTTTGGCTGTCACCGATGTGTCGTTCATTTCACTGCGGCTGATTCTTCCTGCGTTGCGCCGGTTGTTGCGGGGGCCCGACACTGATGCGCTTGTGCTGGTGAAGCCGCAGTTTGAGGTGGGCAAGAGCCGCGTCGGCAAGGGGGGCGTGGTGCGTGACCCTGCGGCCCACCGGGATGCCATTGAATCTGTGATTGCCGCGGCCGCAGAGTCGGGTTGGCAGCCCCAGGGTTTGGTGGCTTCGCCGATCACCGGGCCTGCCGGTAACCATGAGTACGTGCTCTGGTTGGGGGAGGGGAATGCCGCTGCTCTTCCAGATCTCGATGCTTTGGTGGTGCAGACCCTCCACGGTTGA
- a CDS encoding phycobilisome linker polypeptide yields the protein MRLFKVTACIPSPEKVRTQRELQNTFFTKWVPYDSWFAEQQRIQKQGGRIIKVELCTGGQQVNVGN from the coding sequence ATGCGGTTGTTCAAAGTCACCGCCTGCATCCCCAGCCCTGAAAAGGTTCGGACGCAGCGCGAATTGCAGAACACTTTCTTCACCAAGTGGGTGCCCTACGACAGTTGGTTCGCTGAACAACAGCGCATCCAAAAGCAGGGCGGCCGCATCATCAAGGTGGAGCTCTGCACCGGGGGTCAGCAGGTCAACGTCGGCAACTGA
- a CDS encoding allophycocyanin subunit alpha, which yields MSIVSNSIINADAEARYLSPGELDQIKAFVTGGQRRLRVAQVLCESRERIVKQAGGQLFQKRPDVISPGGNAYGEEMTATCLRDMDYYLRLVTYGIVAGDVTPIEEIGVIGAKELYRSLGTPLEALAESVREMKIVAMGLLTGADAEEAGTYFDYVVGALA from the coding sequence ATGAGCATCGTCTCCAACTCGATCATCAACGCGGACGCCGAAGCCCGCTACCTCAGCCCTGGCGAACTCGACCAGATCAAAGCCTTCGTAACCGGCGGACAACGCCGTCTGCGTGTGGCCCAGGTCCTGTGCGAGAGCCGTGAGCGCATCGTCAAGCAGGCTGGTGGTCAGCTGTTCCAGAAGCGTCCCGACGTCATCTCACCCGGCGGCAACGCCTACGGCGAAGAGATGACCGCCACATGTCTCCGCGACATGGACTACTACCTCCGTCTTGTTACCTACGGCATCGTTGCCGGTGACGTCACTCCGATCGAAGAGATCGGCGTGATCGGCGCGAAAGAGCTCTATCGCTCCCTGGGCACCCCCCTCGAAGCATTGGCCGAATCCGTGCGCGAGATGAAGATTGTCGCCATGGGCCTCCTCACCGGAGCCGACGCAGAGGAAGCCGGCACCTACTTCGACTACGTGGTTGGCGCCCTCGCCTGA
- a CDS encoding FtsW/RodA/SpoVE family cell cycle protein, with amino-acid sequence MQRTSRRRGRQETQKSALVQRLLPLPWQLWPAEARLLMGLVGFWSVAGLVVLASASWWVALREMGDGGFYLKRQAIWLMASWSLLAITISTSLRRWLRWSGPGLWMGCLLIAATLVMGTTVNGASRWLVLGPLQMQPSELVKPFVVLQAANLFAPWNRMSLDQKLLWLGSFGGLLLLILKQPNLSTAALMGLTLWMVALAGGLRWRSLLGTALAGSLLGTASILVNEYQRIRVVSFLDPWNDPMGDGYQLVQSLLAIGSGGWMGQGYGLSTQKLQYLPIQSTDFIYAVFAEEFGFVGSVLLLLFLMLVAWVGLRVALRCRSNQARLVAIGCTTILVGQSILNIAVASGAMPTTGLPLPLISYGGNSLMSSLVILGLLIRCSLESTGLIGGRSNKRQRSVRQR; translated from the coding sequence CTGCAAAGAACTTCGAGACGACGGGGTAGACAAGAGACTCAGAAGTCGGCTCTGGTCCAGCGGCTGCTGCCCTTACCGTGGCAGCTCTGGCCAGCAGAAGCTCGCCTGCTGATGGGGCTTGTCGGGTTCTGGAGTGTGGCAGGGCTGGTGGTGCTGGCATCCGCCAGTTGGTGGGTGGCCCTACGGGAAATGGGCGACGGCGGCTTTTACCTCAAACGGCAGGCGATCTGGCTGATGGCCAGCTGGAGTCTGCTGGCCATCACGATCTCCACAAGCTTGCGGCGCTGGCTGCGCTGGTCAGGCCCGGGGCTGTGGATGGGCTGCCTTCTGATCGCCGCCACCTTGGTGATGGGCACCACAGTGAACGGCGCCAGCCGCTGGCTGGTGCTAGGGCCACTGCAGATGCAGCCCTCGGAGCTAGTGAAACCCTTTGTAGTGCTGCAGGCCGCCAACCTGTTCGCCCCCTGGAACCGAATGAGCCTCGACCAGAAGCTGCTATGGCTCGGCAGCTTCGGCGGGCTGCTGCTGCTGATCCTCAAGCAGCCCAACCTCTCGACTGCAGCCCTGATGGGACTCACCCTCTGGATGGTGGCCCTGGCCGGCGGCCTGCGCTGGCGCAGCCTTCTGGGCACCGCCTTGGCGGGATCGCTGCTGGGCACCGCCAGCATCCTGGTCAATGAATACCAGCGGATCCGGGTGGTCTCATTTCTAGATCCCTGGAACGACCCGATGGGCGATGGCTATCAGCTGGTGCAGAGCCTGCTGGCGATCGGATCCGGCGGTTGGATGGGGCAGGGCTATGGCCTCTCAACCCAGAAGCTCCAATACCTACCGATCCAGAGCACCGACTTCATCTATGCAGTGTTCGCCGAGGAATTTGGATTTGTAGGGTCGGTGCTGCTGCTGCTGTTCCTGATGCTGGTGGCCTGGGTGGGGCTGCGGGTGGCCCTGCGCTGCCGCAGCAACCAGGCACGGCTCGTGGCCATCGGCTGCACCACGATCCTGGTGGGCCAGTCGATCCTGAACATTGCGGTGGCCTCTGGGGCGATGCCAACCACCGGTCTGCCGCTGCCCTTGATCAGCTACGGCGGCAACTCGCTGATGTCGAGCCTGGTGATCCTGGGGCTGCTGATCCGCTGTTCGCTGGAATCCACAGGCTTGATCGGGGGGCGATCCAACAAGCGACAACGGTCCGTGCGCCAACGCTGA